Proteins encoded by one window of Micromonospora coxensis:
- the kynU gene encoding kynureninase: protein MRIPEQEAHRLDKADPGHRHLFHVPPADGGRYPEAAYLAGNSLGLQPRATRAELLADLEAWSRLGVEGHLEAERPWLPYHELLTGPAARLVGALPEETVVMNSLTVNLHLLMVSFYRPAGRRSRIVVEDAAFPSDSYAVRSQARFHGLDPDTTVIRLKPRPGEETLRTEDVTDFLAAEGDTIALVLLGGVNYLTGELMDIAAITAAGRAAGAVVGWDLAHAVGNVPLALHDWDVDFAAWCSYKYLNSGPGALAGVFVHQRHLGNPDLPRFEGWWSTEATTRFEMTPVSRPPATVEAWQISNPPIFAMGPVRTSLELFDSVGMPALRERSVRLTGFLERLLDEVTVDRPLTVVTPRDPARRGCQLSVRIGAGSAAELTKRLRHEHGVIADAREPDVVRFAPVPLYSTYHDCWRVADALATTVEQDR, encoded by the coding sequence ATGCGCATCCCGGAGCAGGAGGCCCACCGCCTCGACAAGGCCGACCCCGGCCACCGCCACCTCTTCCACGTGCCGCCCGCCGACGGGGGCCGCTACCCGGAGGCCGCCTACCTGGCCGGCAACTCGCTCGGCCTGCAGCCCCGGGCCACCCGCGCGGAACTCCTCGCCGACCTGGAGGCGTGGAGCCGGCTCGGCGTCGAGGGGCACCTGGAGGCCGAGCGGCCGTGGCTGCCGTACCACGAGCTGTTGACCGGGCCCGCCGCGCGGCTGGTCGGCGCGTTGCCGGAGGAGACCGTGGTGATGAACTCCCTCACGGTCAACCTGCACCTGCTGATGGTGAGCTTCTACCGGCCGGCGGGACGGCGGAGCAGGATCGTCGTCGAGGACGCCGCCTTCCCCTCGGACTCCTACGCGGTGCGCAGCCAGGCCCGGTTCCACGGCCTCGACCCCGACACCACCGTCATCCGACTGAAGCCGCGCCCCGGTGAGGAGACCCTGCGCACCGAGGACGTCACCGACTTCCTCGCCGCCGAGGGCGACACGATCGCGCTGGTGCTGCTCGGCGGGGTCAACTACCTCACCGGCGAGCTGATGGACATCGCGGCCATCACCGCCGCCGGCCGGGCGGCCGGCGCGGTGGTCGGCTGGGACCTGGCGCACGCCGTCGGCAACGTCCCACTGGCGCTGCACGACTGGGACGTCGACTTCGCCGCCTGGTGCTCGTACAAGTACCTCAACTCGGGGCCGGGCGCGCTGGCCGGCGTCTTCGTCCACCAGCGCCACCTCGGCAACCCGGACCTGCCCCGGTTCGAGGGCTGGTGGAGCACCGAGGCGACCACCCGCTTCGAGATGACCCCGGTCTCCCGGCCACCGGCGACGGTCGAGGCGTGGCAGATCTCCAACCCGCCGATCTTCGCGATGGGTCCGGTACGCACCTCGCTGGAGCTGTTCGACTCCGTCGGCATGCCGGCGCTGCGCGAGCGCAGCGTCCGGCTCACCGGCTTCCTGGAGCGGCTGCTCGACGAGGTCACCGTCGATCGGCCGTTGACCGTGGTCACCCCGCGCGACCCGGCCAGGCGTGGCTGCCAACTCTCGGTGCGGATCGGCGCGGGCAGCGCCGCCGAGCTGACCAAGCGGCTGCGCCACGAGCACGGGGTGATCGCCGACGCCCGGGAGCCGGACGTCGTCCGGTTCGCCCCGGTGCCGCTGTACTCGACGTACCACGA
- a CDS encoding tryptophan 2,3-dioxygenase: MEQTDLRAPTLTAAVRPATPQQRAARAARNGGEPTLEFADRVPYDAYVHASTLHRLQQPLSDDPGEMSFLMVSQIMELYFGLTCHELRQAQRDLRADRIWDALAPLRRAALHLEGLNAAWRGLRWMTPADFNRFRNLLGEGSGFQSAMYRHLEFLLGLRDPALIRPFRRQPQVYDELRATLAAPSLWDDVLALLARHGHDLPADLLDRDVAAEHQPHPAVEAAWVAIYDDGGPDNHLRLLGEALAEVAEQFGDWRWNHVKAVQRTMGAKVGSGGSAGLAWLQRSMARVVFPELWSARTAM, encoded by the coding sequence GTGGAGCAGACGGACCTGCGGGCGCCCACCCTGACCGCGGCGGTGCGCCCGGCCACCCCCCAGCAACGGGCCGCCCGGGCGGCCCGCAACGGCGGCGAGCCCACGCTCGAGTTCGCCGACCGGGTGCCGTACGACGCGTACGTGCACGCCAGCACCCTGCACCGGTTGCAGCAGCCGCTCAGCGACGACCCCGGCGAGATGTCCTTCCTCATGGTCAGCCAGATCATGGAGCTCTACTTCGGACTGACCTGCCACGAGCTGCGCCAGGCCCAGCGGGACCTGCGCGCCGACCGGATCTGGGACGCCCTGGCCCCGCTGCGCCGGGCCGCGCTGCACCTCGAAGGGCTCAACGCCGCCTGGCGGGGGCTGCGCTGGATGACCCCGGCCGACTTCAACCGGTTCCGCAACCTGCTCGGCGAGGGCTCCGGTTTCCAGTCCGCGATGTACCGGCACCTGGAGTTCCTGCTCGGCCTGCGCGACCCGGCCCTGATCCGCCCGTTCCGCCGCCAGCCGCAGGTGTACGACGAGCTGCGCGCCACCCTCGCCGCCCCGAGCCTCTGGGACGACGTGCTCGCCCTGCTCGCCCGGCACGGCCACGACCTCCCCGCCGACCTGCTCGACCGGGACGTCGCCGCCGAGCACCAGCCGCACCCGGCGGTCGAGGCGGCCTGGGTGGCGATCTACGACGACGGCGGCCCGGACAACCACCTGCGCCTGCTCGGTGAGGCGCTCGCCGAGGTGGCCGAGCAGTTCGGCGACTGGCGGTGGAACCACGTCAAGGCCGTCCAGCGCACCATGGGCGCCAAGGTCGGCAGCGGCGGCTCCGCCGGCCTGGCCTGGCTGCAACGGAGCATGGCCCGGGTGGTCTTCCCGGAGCTGTGGTCGGCCCGGACCGCGATGTGA
- a CDS encoding Lrp/AsnC family transcriptional regulator yields MDDMDWALLRELQADARLSYSELSRRVHLSPPAVAERVRRLEEAGVITGYHAHVDLTRAGRSVLALIRMSCYGPRCILHDPEVAGWPEIREIHRITGDACSMLKVAAGSMEGFEAVIDRLAPYGQPSSTMVLSTPLDWHPVGPLPPHADPPSPPARRR; encoded by the coding sequence GTGGACGACATGGACTGGGCTCTGCTGCGGGAACTCCAGGCCGACGCGCGCCTGTCGTACAGCGAGTTGTCCCGGCGGGTGCACCTGTCCCCGCCGGCGGTGGCCGAGCGGGTCCGCCGGTTGGAGGAGGCCGGGGTGATCACCGGCTACCACGCCCACGTCGACCTGACCCGGGCCGGCCGCAGCGTGCTCGCGCTGATCCGGATGTCCTGCTACGGGCCGCGCTGCATCCTGCACGACCCGGAGGTGGCCGGCTGGCCGGAGATCCGGGAGATCCACCGGATCACCGGCGACGCGTGCAGCATGCTCAAGGTCGCCGCCGGGTCGATGGAGGGGTTCGAGGCGGTCATCGACCGACTCGCCCCGTACGGCCAGCCGTCGAGCACCATGGTGCTCTCCACCCCGCTGGACTGGCACCCGGTCGGCCCGCTGCCGCCGCACGCGGACCCGCCGTCCCCGCCCGCCCGACGGCGCTGA
- a CDS encoding class F sortase, which yields MARARSRTPRSGRIRAAARLAVRAAGRLRRVAGQAVSASVTTADPVAHAAPVRPAPRGPARAGRYRSRSPGLPVMVVAGLMALIVAMLGVEQVTGLSVLPDRFIAGLRPPPKKFPVLPGSPPTGIAIDRIDLRASVHHVGIAPDGSIGVPDAARAHEAAWYDQGPTPGQYGPAVIVGHVDTTTGPAVFHGLPELRDGDEVEVTREDGKVAVFEVDQVQRHGKEKLPVTEIYGDFSRPNLRLITCGGRWVGGDTGYADNVVVYASLVRAREG from the coding sequence ATGGCCCGCGCACGCTCGCGTACGCCACGGTCGGGTCGGATCCGGGCCGCCGCCCGGCTCGCGGTCCGCGCGGCCGGCCGCCTCCGCCGGGTGGCCGGCCAGGCCGTCTCCGCCAGCGTGACCACCGCCGACCCGGTCGCCCACGCCGCTCCGGTACGACCGGCGCCCCGTGGCCCGGCCCGGGCGGGCCGCTACCGGAGCCGGAGTCCGGGGCTGCCGGTCATGGTGGTCGCCGGCCTGATGGCGCTGATCGTCGCCATGCTCGGCGTGGAACAGGTCACCGGCCTCAGCGTGCTGCCGGACCGGTTCATCGCCGGCCTGCGTCCACCGCCGAAGAAGTTCCCGGTGCTGCCCGGCAGCCCGCCGACCGGGATCGCGATCGACCGGATCGACCTGCGGGCGTCGGTGCACCACGTCGGCATCGCCCCGGACGGCAGCATCGGGGTGCCGGACGCCGCCCGCGCCCACGAGGCGGCCTGGTACGACCAGGGCCCGACCCCCGGCCAGTACGGCCCGGCGGTGATCGTCGGGCACGTCGACACCACCACCGGACCGGCCGTCTTCCACGGCCTGCCGGAGCTGCGCGACGGCGACGAGGTCGAGGTGACCCGCGAGGACGGGAAGGTGGCCGTCTTCGAGGTCGACCAAGTGCAGCGGCACGGCAAGGAGAAGCTGCCGGTGACCGAGATCTACGGCGACTTCAGCCGTCCCAACCTGCGCCTGATCACCTGCGGTGGCCGCTGGGTCGGCGGCGACACCGGCTACGCCGACAACGTGGTGGTGTACGCCTCACTGGTCCGGGCCCGCGAGGGCTGA
- a CDS encoding HNH endonuclease, with translation MPDIRPTVGSGALVLNATYEPLCVVSVRRAAILVLSAKAVCVADGDGVLHSARNALPVPSVVRLTRFVRVPYRTHVGLSRRAVFARDGWRCAYCRGPAETIDHVFPRSRGGRHAWENVVAACARCNHTKGDKTPAELGWRLHNHPAAPKGTAWRVLGHRAPDPRWADWLDLREPLREAEAA, from the coding sequence ATGCCTGACATACGACCCACGGTGGGCTCCGGCGCGCTGGTTCTCAACGCCACCTACGAGCCGCTGTGTGTCGTGTCGGTGCGTCGCGCCGCCATCCTCGTGCTCTCCGCCAAGGCGGTGTGTGTCGCCGACGGCGACGGTGTGCTGCACAGTGCCCGCAACGCCCTCCCCGTCCCCTCCGTGGTGCGGCTGACCCGCTTCGTCCGGGTGCCGTACCGGACCCACGTCGGGCTCTCCCGGCGGGCCGTGTTCGCCCGCGACGGCTGGCGGTGCGCCTACTGCCGGGGGCCGGCGGAGACCATCGACCACGTCTTCCCGCGCAGCCGGGGCGGCCGACACGCCTGGGAGAACGTGGTCGCCGCGTGTGCCCGGTGCAACCACACCAAGGGCGACAAGACCCCGGCCGAGCTGGGCTGGCGGCTGCACAACCACCCCGCCGCCCCGAAGGGGACGGCCTGGCGGGTGCTCGGGCACCGAGCCCCCGACCCGCGCTGGGCCGACTGGCTCGACCTGCGCGAGCCGCTGCGGGAGGCCGAGGCCGCCTGA
- a CDS encoding mechanosensitive ion channel family protein: MCKGVLEVTGSTWFAEGSYWILLKPLRVVLILLLAFVARWALHRTINRLVRTTSEGAVPTMLRPLRERIPSAAVDPEEFVPERRRQRAEAIGSVLRSMVTAFVFGIALLMVLKEFSFDLAPLLASAGIAGVALGFGAQSLVKDLIAGLFMLIEDQYGVGDTVDLGEATGVVESVGLRVTTVRDARGVLWYIRNGEIIRVGNKSQGWALVVVDLPIGFASTEEATAVLRTAAASVAMDPELAPEIVEEPEVLGVEQMTVDGAVIRTVVKTTADGQFSVGRELRRRLAEALENSGITAKIAAARLYPGLPQVMPGGAAPTVAPGGAPGAGGPPPTGQGGAT; the protein is encoded by the coding sequence CTGTGCAAGGGCGTGCTGGAGGTGACCGGCTCCACCTGGTTCGCCGAGGGCAGCTACTGGATCCTGCTCAAGCCGCTGCGGGTGGTCCTGATCCTGCTGCTCGCGTTCGTCGCCCGCTGGGCGCTGCACCGGACGATCAACCGGCTGGTCCGCACCACCAGCGAGGGCGCGGTGCCGACGATGCTGCGGCCGCTGCGCGAGCGGATCCCGTCCGCGGCGGTCGACCCGGAGGAGTTCGTCCCGGAGCGCCGCCGGCAGCGGGCCGAGGCGATCGGCTCGGTGCTGCGCAGCATGGTCACCGCGTTCGTCTTCGGCATCGCGCTGCTGATGGTCCTCAAGGAGTTCAGCTTCGACCTGGCTCCGCTGCTGGCCAGCGCCGGCATCGCCGGCGTCGCGCTCGGCTTCGGCGCGCAGAGCCTGGTCAAGGACCTGATCGCCGGCCTGTTCATGCTCATCGAGGACCAGTACGGGGTGGGCGACACGGTGGACCTGGGCGAGGCGACCGGCGTGGTGGAGTCGGTGGGCCTGCGGGTCACCACGGTCCGGGACGCGCGCGGGGTGCTCTGGTACATCCGCAACGGCGAGATCATCCGGGTCGGCAACAAGAGCCAGGGCTGGGCCCTGGTGGTGGTGGACCTGCCGATCGGGTTCGCCAGCACCGAGGAGGCCACCGCCGTGCTGCGTACCGCCGCGGCCTCGGTGGCGATGGACCCGGAGTTGGCCCCGGAGATCGTCGAGGAGCCGGAGGTGCTCGGCGTCGAGCAGATGACGGTGGACGGGGCGGTGATCCGGACGGTGGTCAAGACGACCGCCGACGGCCAGTTCTCGGTCGGCCGGGAGCTGCGCCGCCGGCTGGCCGAGGCGCTGGAGAACTCGGGCATCACCGCGAAGATCGCCGCTGCCCGGCTCTACCCGGGGCTGCCGCAGGTGATGCCGGGCGGCGCCGCCCCCACCGTCGCTCCGGGCGGCGCGCCCGGCGCCGGCGGCCCACCTCCCACGGGCCAGGGCGGGGCGACCTGA
- a CDS encoding MFS transporter — MEATVSDERPSPDGPATFREVFGQPEYRAVLTASLLSWVGDYVAKAAVTVLVYRESESIALSAAAFAVSYLPWLVGGPLLAALAERYPYRRVMVVCDLVRMALMTLIAVPGMPVWAILALLFATTLANPPSQAARSALMPAILSGDRLVVGLSLNASFGQAAQVVGYLLGAAVAAWNTTAALLINAATFAVSAALLRWGVRERASAMTAAHRTHLLRETGEGFRIVFGNPVLRAIAVLVFSAMLFSIVPEGLAAAWAGERADAGMDTGMAQAVIMAANPVGFILGGLLVGRAVAPARRLTLMRPLAVAAPLALVPALLDPPPLVVALLAATCGFAVAGLLPTANGLFVRALPNGFRARAFGVMATGMQVIQGAAVLITGLIADHFPISTVVGLWSAGGVLLMLFTALRWPDRRTVEAAVEAADRANSEDPPAGGRAHSPAAPRCRDGQPAVEGRTGERGHRSHAVT, encoded by the coding sequence ATGGAGGCGACGGTGTCCGACGAGCGACCCTCTCCGGACGGGCCGGCAACCTTCCGTGAGGTGTTCGGCCAGCCCGAGTACCGGGCGGTCCTCACCGCGAGCCTCCTCTCCTGGGTCGGCGACTACGTGGCCAAGGCCGCGGTCACCGTCCTCGTCTACCGGGAGAGCGAGTCGATCGCGCTCTCCGCCGCCGCGTTCGCGGTCAGCTACCTGCCCTGGCTGGTCGGTGGGCCGCTGCTCGCCGCCCTCGCCGAGCGGTACCCGTACCGGCGGGTGATGGTGGTCTGCGACCTGGTCCGGATGGCGCTGATGACGCTGATCGCCGTGCCGGGCATGCCGGTCTGGGCGATCCTGGCCCTGCTCTTCGCCACCACGCTGGCCAACCCGCCGAGCCAGGCCGCCCGGTCGGCGCTCATGCCGGCCATCCTCAGCGGCGACCGGCTGGTCGTCGGGCTGTCGCTGAACGCCAGCTTCGGCCAGGCCGCCCAGGTGGTCGGCTATCTGCTCGGCGCGGCCGTGGCCGCCTGGAACACCACCGCCGCGTTGCTGATCAACGCGGCGACGTTCGCCGTGTCGGCCGCACTGCTGCGCTGGGGCGTCCGCGAGCGGGCATCGGCGATGACCGCCGCGCACCGCACCCATCTGCTCCGGGAGACCGGCGAGGGATTCCGGATCGTGTTCGGCAACCCCGTCCTGCGGGCGATCGCCGTGCTGGTCTTCAGCGCCATGCTCTTCTCCATCGTCCCCGAGGGGCTCGCCGCGGCCTGGGCCGGCGAGCGCGCCGACGCCGGGATGGACACCGGCATGGCGCAGGCCGTGATCATGGCGGCCAACCCGGTCGGCTTCATCCTCGGTGGACTCCTGGTCGGCCGGGCCGTCGCGCCGGCCCGCCGGCTCACCCTGATGCGCCCGCTGGCGGTGGCCGCGCCGCTGGCGCTGGTGCCGGCGCTGCTCGACCCGCCGCCGCTGGTGGTGGCCCTGCTCGCGGCGACCTGCGGCTTCGCCGTCGCCGGCCTGCTGCCGACCGCCAACGGCCTCTTCGTCCGCGCCCTGCCGAACGGCTTCCGGGCCCGCGCCTTCGGCGTGATGGCCACCGGCATGCAGGTCATCCAGGGGGCGGCGGTGCTGATCACCGGGCTCATCGCCGACCACTTCCCGATCTCGACGGTGGTCGGCCTGTGGAGCGCCGGCGGCGTGCTGCTCATGCTGTTCACCGCGCTGCGCTGGCCGGACCGGCGGACCGTCGAGGCGGCCGTCGAGGCGGCCGACCGGGCCAACTCCGAGGACCCGCCGGCCGGTGGCCGAGCACACTCCCCCGCCGCCCCACGCTGCCGCGACGGGCAGCCGGCCGTGGAGGGCCGCACCGGCGAGCGGGGCCACCGCAGCCACGCTGTGACGTGA
- a CDS encoding globin, protein MNPAGESDRTEPSMTLFEAVGGEPTFRKLVDEFYAGVATDPLLRPMYPEEDLGPAADRLTLFLMQYWGGPHTYSAQRGHPRLRMRHASFRIGAAERDAWLHHMRRAVDRLDLPPEIAGALWDYLERAAYFMVNVMEDPAG, encoded by the coding sequence GTGAATCCCGCAGGTGAATCCGACCGCACCGAGCCGTCGATGACCCTCTTCGAGGCGGTCGGCGGCGAGCCCACCTTCCGCAAGCTGGTCGACGAGTTCTACGCCGGCGTCGCCACCGACCCGCTGCTGCGGCCGATGTACCCGGAGGAGGACCTCGGGCCGGCCGCCGACCGCCTGACGCTCTTCCTGATGCAGTACTGGGGTGGGCCGCACACCTACTCGGCCCAGCGCGGGCACCCGAGGCTGCGGATGCGGCACGCGTCGTTCCGGATCGGCGCCGCCGAGCGGGACGCCTGGCTGCACCACATGCGGCGGGCCGTCGACCGGTTGGACCTGCCGCCGGAGATCGCCGGTGCGCTCTGGGACTACCTGGAGCGCGCGGCCTACTTCATGGTGAACGTCATGGAGGACCCGGCCGGGTAG
- a CDS encoding type III secretion system chaperone family protein — protein sequence MPWWSWRPGPASGGDPETRSGTTVDSTVRVGPPSPRQPGDECKATDRSVTADMPVTVAPVTLRRVCDALDLLDVRYLADGDGNLLAMWERHAVLVTLEGPEDEILVMRARPHATVPPDWADRAYRVVNEWNHTRRFCKAYIGDPTERGQLPIYAELQVPLGAGTHDALLVEMLDCGAAVATTFVDWLHDEGALL from the coding sequence ATGCCGTGGTGGTCATGGCGCCCTGGTCCTGCCAGTGGCGGCGACCCGGAAACTCGAAGCGGGACCACAGTGGACAGCACCGTCCGGGTCGGACCACCGTCCCCCCGGCAGCCGGGAGACGAGTGCAAGGCCACCGACCGGTCGGTGACCGCCGACATGCCGGTCACGGTGGCCCCGGTCACCCTGCGTCGGGTCTGCGACGCCCTCGACCTGCTCGACGTGCGCTACCTGGCCGACGGTGACGGGAACCTGTTGGCCATGTGGGAGCGGCACGCGGTGCTGGTCACTCTGGAGGGTCCCGAGGACGAGATCCTGGTGATGCGGGCGCGTCCGCACGCGACGGTCCCGCCGGACTGGGCGGACCGGGCCTACCGGGTGGTCAACGAGTGGAACCACACCCGCCGGTTCTGCAAGGCGTACATCGGCGACCCGACCGAGCGCGGTCAGTTGCCCATCTACGCCGAACTCCAGGTGCCGCTCGGCGCCGGCACCCACGACGCGCTCCTGGTCGAGATGCTCGACTGCGGCGCGGCCGTGGCGACCACCTTCGTCGACTGGCTGCACGACGAGGGCGCGCTGCTCTGA
- a CDS encoding acyl-CoA thioesterase encodes MADRFVYHCTLRWSDLDAYGHVNNARFLTLYEEARVAMMFAGGRAWGVDSFSDGVVIRRHEVDYLRPVDYALGRATAEAAPSVRIELWVEEIRASRFTVAYELYDGDVLASTARSVLVPFDLTAKRPRRITDDERTFLLSYAPSGGAA; translated from the coding sequence GTGGCTGACCGGTTTGTCTACCACTGCACGCTGCGGTGGTCCGACCTGGACGCGTACGGCCACGTCAACAACGCCCGCTTCCTCACCCTCTACGAGGAGGCCCGGGTCGCGATGATGTTCGCCGGCGGCCGGGCGTGGGGCGTCGACTCGTTCTCCGACGGAGTGGTCATCCGCCGGCACGAGGTCGACTACCTGCGCCCGGTGGACTACGCGCTGGGCCGGGCCACCGCGGAGGCGGCCCCGAGCGTCCGCATCGAGCTGTGGGTGGAGGAGATCCGGGCCTCCCGGTTCACCGTGGCCTACGAGCTGTACGACGGTGACGTGCTCGCCAGCACCGCCCGGTCGGTGCTGGTGCCGTTCGACCTGACCGCCAAGCGGCCCCGGCGGATCACCGACGACGAGCGGACCTTCCTGCTGTCGTACGCCCCCTCCGGCGGGGCGGCGTGA
- the ettA gene encoding energy-dependent translational throttle protein EttA — MAQFIYVLEKARKAHGDKVVLDNVTLNFLPGAKIGVVGPNGAGKSSLLKIMAGWDRPSNGEARLMPGFTVGMLAQEPPLNDAKTVLGNVEEAVAETKAKLERFNKIAEQMATDYSDELMEEMGRLQEELDHADAWDIDSKLELAMDALRCPPPDADVTQLSGGERRRVALCKLLLEAPDLLLLDEPTNHLDAESVQWLEQHLAKYAGTVVAITHDRYFLDNVANWILELDRGRAYPYEGNYSTYLEKKAARLAVEGRRDAKMKKRLSEELEWVRSNAKARQTKSKARLDRYDEMAAEAEKTRKLDFEEIQIPPGPRLGSTVIEAHHLSKGFGDRLLIDDLSFSLPRNGIVGIIGPNGVGKTTLFKTIVGLEQPTGGEVKVGPTVSLSYVDQNRQGLDGDKTVWEVVSDGLDHLMVGKVEMPSRAYIAAFGFKGPDQQKPTKVLSGGERNRLNLALTLKIGGNVILLDEPTNDLDVETLSSLENALLEFPGCAVVISHDRMFLDRVATHILAWEGDDENSAKWFWFEGNFEAYEKNKIDRLGAEAARPHRVTYRKLTRD, encoded by the coding sequence GTGGCCCAGTTCATCTACGTCCTGGAAAAGGCGCGCAAGGCGCACGGCGACAAGGTCGTGCTCGACAACGTGACGCTGAACTTCCTGCCGGGGGCCAAGATCGGTGTGGTCGGTCCGAACGGCGCCGGTAAGTCCAGCCTCCTCAAGATCATGGCAGGGTGGGACCGGCCGAGCAACGGCGAGGCCCGGCTCATGCCCGGCTTCACCGTCGGCATGCTCGCCCAGGAGCCCCCGCTCAACGACGCCAAGACCGTCCTCGGCAACGTCGAGGAGGCGGTCGCCGAGACCAAGGCCAAGCTGGAGCGGTTCAACAAGATCGCCGAGCAGATGGCGACCGACTACTCCGACGAGCTGATGGAGGAGATGGGCCGGCTCCAGGAGGAGCTGGACCACGCCGACGCCTGGGACATCGACTCCAAGCTCGAACTGGCCATGGACGCGCTGCGCTGCCCGCCGCCGGACGCCGACGTGACCCAGCTCTCCGGTGGTGAGCGACGCCGGGTGGCGCTGTGCAAGCTGCTGCTGGAAGCCCCCGACCTGCTGCTGCTCGACGAGCCCACCAACCACCTGGACGCGGAGAGCGTGCAGTGGCTGGAGCAGCACCTGGCCAAGTACGCCGGCACCGTCGTCGCCATCACCCACGACCGGTACTTCCTCGACAACGTGGCCAACTGGATCCTGGAGCTGGACCGGGGCCGCGCCTACCCGTACGAGGGCAACTACTCCACCTACCTGGAGAAGAAGGCCGCCCGGCTGGCCGTCGAGGGTCGCCGCGACGCCAAGATGAAGAAGCGCCTCTCCGAGGAACTGGAGTGGGTGCGCTCCAACGCCAAGGCGCGGCAGACCAAGTCCAAGGCCCGCCTCGACCGGTACGACGAGATGGCCGCCGAGGCGGAGAAGACCCGCAAGCTGGACTTCGAGGAGATCCAGATCCCGCCGGGCCCGCGCCTGGGCAGCACGGTCATCGAGGCGCACCACCTCAGCAAGGGCTTCGGCGACCGCCTGCTGATCGACGACCTGTCCTTCTCGCTGCCGCGCAACGGCATCGTCGGCATCATCGGCCCGAACGGCGTCGGCAAGACCACCCTGTTCAAGACCATCGTCGGGCTGGAGCAGCCGACCGGTGGCGAGGTCAAGGTCGGTCCCACCGTCTCGCTGTCGTACGTCGACCAGAACCGGCAGGGCCTCGACGGGGACAAGACCGTCTGGGAGGTCGTCTCCGACGGGCTGGACCATCTCATGGTCGGCAAGGTCGAGATGCCGTCGCGGGCGTACATCGCCGCCTTCGGCTTCAAGGGGCCGGACCAGCAGAAGCCGACCAAGGTGCTCTCCGGCGGCGAGCGCAACCGGCTCAACCTGGCGCTGACCCTGAAGATCGGCGGCAACGTGATCCTGCTCGACGAGCCGACCAACGACCTGGACGTGGAGACCCTCTCCAGCCTGGAGAACGCGCTGCTGGAGTTCCCCGGCTGCGCCGTGGTCATCTCCCACGACCGGATGTTCCTGGACCGGGTCGCCACGCACATCCTGGCCTGGGAGGGCGACGACGAGAACTCGGCCAAGTGGTTCTGGTTCGAGGGCAACTTCGAGGCGTACGAGAAGAACAAGATCGACCGGCTCGGCGCCGAGGCGGCCCGCCCGCACCGGGTGACCTACCGCAAGCTCACCCGTGACTGA